The following coding sequences lie in one Takifugu rubripes chromosome 8, fTakRub1.2, whole genome shotgun sequence genomic window:
- the LOC101078659 gene encoding protein FAM160A1-like isoform X1 translates to MMASVVAGGRRRKSLTLRGVDPETCMIVFKNHWAQVVRILEKHEPSRSSVGALGFLSNHASSSSGPSRLGPIPADEASAVQNYVEHMLFLLMEEEAGQGGAMGAILEFVVLEGVMERLFLWSLRRQFTEDMKLEQLRMYQMLLAQAKQPLLHHKPILRPLMMLLASCAGAGTDSGSLVEAELVFLLNQLCVAVFKDPSVLELFFHTSEDQGAANFLLFSLLIPYTHRQGSVGQQARDALLLIMSLSASDRRVAQHIVENTYFCPVLATGLSGLYSSLPARLQVYGEDWHCLDEADWQQVPALVHFLHSLDFCSAVTKVAHPSIKTQLLGYIYNGFLVPVLAPALHKLTVEEVMTTTAYLDLFLRSVHEPALLQTFLSFILMHTHDHVHVLDTLVSRVNTPFQLGTVSLALFRTLIGLFCEDVMLQLVFRYLIPCVHLTRKERSALKQRDCCSSSAVSFLHLMPSWCPGNHNANARLHSEHIHWPKGADLAVSDSVGYCRGSDFLMDVNYLHYLWDARQAISISTSACEHWSAPYDGTNPSPEQYRSDTPGNDTDEEDDILAQQVKGDSVGYLTISPPPTALSPSPSSSDTVSTGNQPGRASSALELEWDDIFADDDPSLAAVLNKAPARGGGTVDGETRAFTPTPPPLPPRYIQEMRRTATKLVHGSYVEESEFQDDVLVYDLVAQKDTKAAILGRIMAANRQARAGLSHRVSSITAGWTIMETVSSVMSSKRRSEGGKEEERKWRERGEECGKEAEDGIRTRDVGGKLNGHQPFFNGFNGNDISECDGTDEDGRPVRQQCNRSDQQSGPLRTEPPPPCLATNTFPNGHPESESPDSAASSSLPGSGVSGGDNFLSRYCELMRSLGVEPDCDDIIDDVSTFRKRIRALKQKVEEEEDGDAIDLVSSSLKGEGEDAMMEEGEGEEEGEERRSSTKGVGGGHGVPFTGPFISVLLSRLENLLENPIAVNLLVTGLLAQLASYPQPLLRAFLLGTDAQNQPNVRTLYQVLVSVRAQIERYVEARPEYPALVTQAWRFLLAKDQDSKFRECLQSQHGDTILDPSLPNGSLKNALPLPPLSVLPPCPPIPQEAKSRVFAIILYSEFLKELAAIAQEHSITPDCSDEE, encoded by the exons ATGATGGCCTCCGTGGTTGCCGGGGGCAGGCGGAGAAAGTCCCTCACACTGAGAGGAGTGGACCCCGAGACGTGCATGATCGTGTTCAAGAACCACTGGGCCCAG GTAgtgaggatcctggagaaacaCGAGCCCAGTCGCAGCAGCGTCGGGGCTCTTGGTTTCCTCTCCAATCACGCCAGCAGCAGCTCGGGGCCCTCGCGTCTGGGCCCCATCCCCGCCGACGAGGCCAGCGCCGTCCAGAACTACGTGGAGCACAtgctcttcctgctgatggaggaagaGGCGGGGCAAG GGGGAGCGATGGGTGCCATCCTGGAGtttgtggttctggagggggTGATGGAGAGGCTGTTCCTGTGGAGCCTGAGGAGACAGTTCACCGAGGACatgaagctggagcagctcagGATGTACCAGATGCTTCTGGCCCAGGCCAAGCAGCCTCTGCTGCACCATAAGCCAATTCTAAGACCACTCATGATGCTTCTGGCCTCCTGCGCCGGAGCTGGAACCG ACAGCGGAAGTCTGGTGGAGGCGGAACTGGTCTTCCTGTTAAATCAGCTTTGCGTGGCCGTGTTCAAAGATCCCTCGGTGCTGGAACTGTTCTTCCACACCAGTGAGGATCAGGGGGCGGCCaacttcctgctcttctccctgctcATACCgtacacacacag GCAGGGTTCAGTTGGTCAGCAGGCCAGAGACGCCCTGCTGCTCATCATGTCCCTGTCGGCCTCCGACCGCCGAGTCGCCCAGCACATCGTAGAGAACACCTACTTCTGTCCG GTGCTGGCCACAGGTCTGTCCGGGCTGTACTCTTCCCTTCCGGCCCGACTGCAGGTTTACGGCGAAGACTGGCACTGTCTGGACGAGGCCGACTGGCAACAG GTTCCGGCTCTGGTCCACTTCCTGCACTCCCTCGACTTCTGCAGCGCTGTCACCAAG GTTGCTCATCCCTCCATTAAAACCCAGTTGCTGGGTTACATCTACAACGGCTTCTTGGTGCCCGTGCTGGCTCCTGCTTTGCACAAG CTAacggtggaggaggtgatgaccaCCACCGCTTACCTGGATCTCTTCCTGCGGTCCGTCCATGAACCCGCCCTTCTCCAGACATtcctgtccttcatcctgatgcACACGCATGACCACGTGCACGTCTTGGATACGCTAGTCAGCCGGGTCAACACACCCTTCCAG CTGGGTACGGTGTCGCTGGCTCTCTTCAGGACTCTGATCGGCCTCTTCTGTGAAGACGTCATGCTGCAGTTGGTGTTCCG GTACCTGATTCCCTGCGTCCACCTGACCAGGAAAGAGCGCAGCGCCTTAAAGCAGAGGGACTGTTGCTCCTCCAGCGCCGTCTCCTTCCTGCACCTCATGCCCTCCTGGTGCCCCGGAAACCACAACGCAAACGCACGCCTCCACTCGGAGCACATCCATTGGCCCAAAGGAGCGG ATCTGGCGGTTTCAGACAGCGTTGGCTACTGTCGGGGTTCAGACTTTCTGATGGATGTCAACTACCTTCACTACCTCTGGGACGCCCGACAGGCCATCTCCATTTCCACCAG CGCGTGTGAACACTGGTCGGCTCCGTACGACGGGACGAACCCGTCCCCCGAGCAATACCGGTCTGACACGCCCGGGAACGACACGGACGAGGAGGACGACATCCTGGCgcagcaggtcaaaggtgactCTGTTGGTTACTTGACTATCAGCCCTCCTCCCACGGCGCTCTCCCCCAGCCCGTCCTCCTCAGACACCGTCTCCACAGGCAACCAGCCAGGCAGGgccagctctgctctggagctGGAATGGGACGACATATTTGCCGACGACGACCCCTCTCTGGCAGCTGTCCTCAACAAGGCACCAGCACGTGGAGGCGGGACCGTGGACGGCGAAACACGCGCCTTTACACCGACGCCGCCGCCTCTTCCCCCCCGATACATCCAGGAGATGCGCCGCACTGCAACAAAGCTGGTCCATGGCTCCTATGTCGAGGAGTCGGAGTTTCAGGACGATGTCCTGGTCTACGATCTCGTCGCCCAGAAAGACACAAAGGCGGCCATTTTGGGGCGGATAATGGCGGCCAATCGGCAGGCGCGCGCAGGCCTCAGCCACCGGGTGTCGTCAATAACAGCAGGGTGGACGATAATGGAGACGGTGAGCAGCGTGATGTCCTCCAAGAGGAGAAGTGAGGGTGgcaaagaagaggaaagaaaatggcgagagaggggggaggagtgtGGGAAGGAAGCAGAAGATGGGATAAGGACGCGGGACGTAGGAGGAAAACTCAACGGGCATCAGCCTTTCTTCAATGGTTTCAACGGAAACGACATCAGCGAATGCGACGGGACAGATGAGGATGGAAGGCCAGTCAGGCAGCAATGCAACAGGAGTGATCAGCAGAGCGGACCCCTCAGGACAGAACCCCCCCCGCCATGTTTGGCAACTAACACTTTTCCCAACGGCCACCCTGAATCGGAATCTCCTGACTCTGCGGCATCCTCAAGCCTGCCAGGAAGCGGCGTCTCCGGCGGTGACAACTTCCTGTCTCGATACTGCGAGCTCATGAGGTCTCTGGGCGTGGAGCCGGACTGTGACGACATCATTGATGATGTCAGCACGTTCAGGAAACGGATCCGGGCACTGAAGCaaaaagtggaggaagaggaggacggggATGCGATTGACCTTGTTTCAAGCTCCTTGAAGGGGGAAGGTGAAGACGCCATgatggaagagggagaaggtgaagaggagggagaggaaaggaggagcagCACTAAAGGAGTCGGCGGGGGGCACGGAGTTCCCTTCACAG GTCCTTTCATCAGCGTCTTGTTGTCGCGGCTGGAGAACCTCCTGGAGAACCCCATTGCCGTCAACCTGCTGGTGACGGGCCTCCTGGCCCAGCTAGCATCATACCCGCAGCCTCTCCTGAGGGCCTTCCTGCTGGGCACGGATGCGCAGAACCAACCTAACGTGCGCACACTGTACCAG GTGCTGGTGTCTGTGCGCGCTCAGATAGAGCGCTACGTGGAGGCCAGGCCCGAGTACCCCGCCCTGGTCACACAGGCCTGGAGGTTTTTGCTCGCAAAAGACCAAGACAGCAAGTTCCGAG AGTGTCTGCAGTCTCAGCACGGTGACACCATCCTGGACCCATCGCTCCCCAATGGCTCCCTGAAGAACGCGCTGCCTTTGCCTCCCCTCAGTGTCCTTCCTCCCTGCCCACCGATCCCCCAAGAAGCCAAAAGCCGAGTGTTTGCCATCATTCTGTACTCTGAGTTCTTGAAAGAGCTGGCCGCCATCGCGCAGGAGCACAGCATCACGCCGGACTGCTCCGATGAGGAGTGA
- the LOC101078659 gene encoding protein FAM160A1-like isoform X2 has product MMASVVAGGRRRKSLTLRGVDPETCMIVFKNHWAQVVRILEKHEPSRSSVGALGFLSNHASSSSGPSRLGPIPADEASAVQNYVEHMLFLLMEEEAGQGGAMGAILEFVVLEGVMERLFLWSLRRQFTEDMKLEQLRMYQMLLAQAKQPLLHHKPILRPLMMLLASCAGAGTDSGSLVEAELVFLLNQLCVAVFKDPSVLELFFHTSEDQGAANFLLFSLLIPYTHRQGSVGQQARDALLLIMSLSASDRRVAQHIVENTYFCPVLATGLSGLYSSLPARLQVYGEDWHCLDEADWQQVPALVHFLHSLDFCSAVTKVAHPSIKTQLLGYIYNGFLVPVLAPALHKLTVEEVMTTTAYLDLFLRSVHEPALLQTFLSFILMHTHDHVHVLDTLVSRVNTPFQLGTVSLALFRTLIGLFCEDVMLQLVFRKERSALKQRDCCSSSAVSFLHLMPSWCPGNHNANARLHSEHIHWPKGADLAVSDSVGYCRGSDFLMDVNYLHYLWDARQAISISTSACEHWSAPYDGTNPSPEQYRSDTPGNDTDEEDDILAQQVKGDSVGYLTISPPPTALSPSPSSSDTVSTGNQPGRASSALELEWDDIFADDDPSLAAVLNKAPARGGGTVDGETRAFTPTPPPLPPRYIQEMRRTATKLVHGSYVEESEFQDDVLVYDLVAQKDTKAAILGRIMAANRQARAGLSHRVSSITAGWTIMETVSSVMSSKRRSEGGKEEERKWRERGEECGKEAEDGIRTRDVGGKLNGHQPFFNGFNGNDISECDGTDEDGRPVRQQCNRSDQQSGPLRTEPPPPCLATNTFPNGHPESESPDSAASSSLPGSGVSGGDNFLSRYCELMRSLGVEPDCDDIIDDVSTFRKRIRALKQKVEEEEDGDAIDLVSSSLKGEGEDAMMEEGEGEEEGEERRSSTKGVGGGHGVPFTGPFISVLLSRLENLLENPIAVNLLVTGLLAQLASYPQPLLRAFLLGTDAQNQPNVRTLYQVLVSVRAQIERYVEARPEYPALVTQAWRFLLAKDQDSKFRECLQSQHGDTILDPSLPNGSLKNALPLPPLSVLPPCPPIPQEAKSRVFAIILYSEFLKELAAIAQEHSITPDCSDEE; this is encoded by the exons ATGATGGCCTCCGTGGTTGCCGGGGGCAGGCGGAGAAAGTCCCTCACACTGAGAGGAGTGGACCCCGAGACGTGCATGATCGTGTTCAAGAACCACTGGGCCCAG GTAgtgaggatcctggagaaacaCGAGCCCAGTCGCAGCAGCGTCGGGGCTCTTGGTTTCCTCTCCAATCACGCCAGCAGCAGCTCGGGGCCCTCGCGTCTGGGCCCCATCCCCGCCGACGAGGCCAGCGCCGTCCAGAACTACGTGGAGCACAtgctcttcctgctgatggaggaagaGGCGGGGCAAG GGGGAGCGATGGGTGCCATCCTGGAGtttgtggttctggagggggTGATGGAGAGGCTGTTCCTGTGGAGCCTGAGGAGACAGTTCACCGAGGACatgaagctggagcagctcagGATGTACCAGATGCTTCTGGCCCAGGCCAAGCAGCCTCTGCTGCACCATAAGCCAATTCTAAGACCACTCATGATGCTTCTGGCCTCCTGCGCCGGAGCTGGAACCG ACAGCGGAAGTCTGGTGGAGGCGGAACTGGTCTTCCTGTTAAATCAGCTTTGCGTGGCCGTGTTCAAAGATCCCTCGGTGCTGGAACTGTTCTTCCACACCAGTGAGGATCAGGGGGCGGCCaacttcctgctcttctccctgctcATACCgtacacacacag GCAGGGTTCAGTTGGTCAGCAGGCCAGAGACGCCCTGCTGCTCATCATGTCCCTGTCGGCCTCCGACCGCCGAGTCGCCCAGCACATCGTAGAGAACACCTACTTCTGTCCG GTGCTGGCCACAGGTCTGTCCGGGCTGTACTCTTCCCTTCCGGCCCGACTGCAGGTTTACGGCGAAGACTGGCACTGTCTGGACGAGGCCGACTGGCAACAG GTTCCGGCTCTGGTCCACTTCCTGCACTCCCTCGACTTCTGCAGCGCTGTCACCAAG GTTGCTCATCCCTCCATTAAAACCCAGTTGCTGGGTTACATCTACAACGGCTTCTTGGTGCCCGTGCTGGCTCCTGCTTTGCACAAG CTAacggtggaggaggtgatgaccaCCACCGCTTACCTGGATCTCTTCCTGCGGTCCGTCCATGAACCCGCCCTTCTCCAGACATtcctgtccttcatcctgatgcACACGCATGACCACGTGCACGTCTTGGATACGCTAGTCAGCCGGGTCAACACACCCTTCCAG CTGGGTACGGTGTCGCTGGCTCTCTTCAGGACTCTGATCGGCCTCTTCTGTGAAGACGTCATGCTGCAGTTGGTGTTCCG GAAAGAGCGCAGCGCCTTAAAGCAGAGGGACTGTTGCTCCTCCAGCGCCGTCTCCTTCCTGCACCTCATGCCCTCCTGGTGCCCCGGAAACCACAACGCAAACGCACGCCTCCACTCGGAGCACATCCATTGGCCCAAAGGAGCGG ATCTGGCGGTTTCAGACAGCGTTGGCTACTGTCGGGGTTCAGACTTTCTGATGGATGTCAACTACCTTCACTACCTCTGGGACGCCCGACAGGCCATCTCCATTTCCACCAG CGCGTGTGAACACTGGTCGGCTCCGTACGACGGGACGAACCCGTCCCCCGAGCAATACCGGTCTGACACGCCCGGGAACGACACGGACGAGGAGGACGACATCCTGGCgcagcaggtcaaaggtgactCTGTTGGTTACTTGACTATCAGCCCTCCTCCCACGGCGCTCTCCCCCAGCCCGTCCTCCTCAGACACCGTCTCCACAGGCAACCAGCCAGGCAGGgccagctctgctctggagctGGAATGGGACGACATATTTGCCGACGACGACCCCTCTCTGGCAGCTGTCCTCAACAAGGCACCAGCACGTGGAGGCGGGACCGTGGACGGCGAAACACGCGCCTTTACACCGACGCCGCCGCCTCTTCCCCCCCGATACATCCAGGAGATGCGCCGCACTGCAACAAAGCTGGTCCATGGCTCCTATGTCGAGGAGTCGGAGTTTCAGGACGATGTCCTGGTCTACGATCTCGTCGCCCAGAAAGACACAAAGGCGGCCATTTTGGGGCGGATAATGGCGGCCAATCGGCAGGCGCGCGCAGGCCTCAGCCACCGGGTGTCGTCAATAACAGCAGGGTGGACGATAATGGAGACGGTGAGCAGCGTGATGTCCTCCAAGAGGAGAAGTGAGGGTGgcaaagaagaggaaagaaaatggcgagagaggggggaggagtgtGGGAAGGAAGCAGAAGATGGGATAAGGACGCGGGACGTAGGAGGAAAACTCAACGGGCATCAGCCTTTCTTCAATGGTTTCAACGGAAACGACATCAGCGAATGCGACGGGACAGATGAGGATGGAAGGCCAGTCAGGCAGCAATGCAACAGGAGTGATCAGCAGAGCGGACCCCTCAGGACAGAACCCCCCCCGCCATGTTTGGCAACTAACACTTTTCCCAACGGCCACCCTGAATCGGAATCTCCTGACTCTGCGGCATCCTCAAGCCTGCCAGGAAGCGGCGTCTCCGGCGGTGACAACTTCCTGTCTCGATACTGCGAGCTCATGAGGTCTCTGGGCGTGGAGCCGGACTGTGACGACATCATTGATGATGTCAGCACGTTCAGGAAACGGATCCGGGCACTGAAGCaaaaagtggaggaagaggaggacggggATGCGATTGACCTTGTTTCAAGCTCCTTGAAGGGGGAAGGTGAAGACGCCATgatggaagagggagaaggtgaagaggagggagaggaaaggaggagcagCACTAAAGGAGTCGGCGGGGGGCACGGAGTTCCCTTCACAG GTCCTTTCATCAGCGTCTTGTTGTCGCGGCTGGAGAACCTCCTGGAGAACCCCATTGCCGTCAACCTGCTGGTGACGGGCCTCCTGGCCCAGCTAGCATCATACCCGCAGCCTCTCCTGAGGGCCTTCCTGCTGGGCACGGATGCGCAGAACCAACCTAACGTGCGCACACTGTACCAG GTGCTGGTGTCTGTGCGCGCTCAGATAGAGCGCTACGTGGAGGCCAGGCCCGAGTACCCCGCCCTGGTCACACAGGCCTGGAGGTTTTTGCTCGCAAAAGACCAAGACAGCAAGTTCCGAG AGTGTCTGCAGTCTCAGCACGGTGACACCATCCTGGACCCATCGCTCCCCAATGGCTCCCTGAAGAACGCGCTGCCTTTGCCTCCCCTCAGTGTCCTTCCTCCCTGCCCACCGATCCCCCAAGAAGCCAAAAGCCGAGTGTTTGCCATCATTCTGTACTCTGAGTTCTTGAAAGAGCTGGCCGCCATCGCGCAGGAGCACAGCATCACGCCGGACTGCTCCGATGAGGAGTGA